A part of Streptomyces sp. DSM 40750 genomic DNA contains:
- a CDS encoding ketol-acid reductoisomerase, which produces MTTSTVFALETMDVPDGTETILRGGRHLFPLLPRAFAGVRRIGVIGWGPQGRAQARNLRDSLAGTDITVAVGLRPGSASAADARAHGFTEADGTLGDWLAVTADSDLVILLIADAALAAHHQQIFTALKPGATIGLSHGFLLGHLRETGGDFPPGHGVIAVCPKGMGDSVRRLYEQGAEINGAGINSSYAVHADPDGHATGRALAWSVALGSPYTFRTTLESEYLSDIVGERAILLGAVHGIVESLRTRYRLAGDDEVTAYERSCENVTGPIARTISRAGLRAVREGLGAAGRDVFDRAYTATYGPARDLVAEIYDEVADGTELRSVILAERRLGARPMSEIGGSPMWSVSDRVRARRDERDLPVEPFTAGVFVATMTAQIDEFADRGHPWSEIVNESVIEAVDSLLPYMHARDVAHMVDNCSRTARLGARRWGPRFQTAYEQIAYPAAERPADRGLLASFDTHPVHEALAAAAKLRPAVDISVV; this is translated from the coding sequence ATGACCACCTCCACTGTCTTCGCCCTCGAAACCATGGATGTGCCCGACGGCACCGAGACCATCCTGCGCGGCGGCCGCCACCTCTTCCCACTGCTGCCGCGGGCCTTCGCCGGGGTGCGCCGCATCGGGGTCATCGGCTGGGGACCGCAGGGCCGCGCTCAGGCCCGCAACCTGCGCGACTCCCTCGCCGGCACCGACATCACCGTCGCCGTCGGCCTGCGCCCCGGCTCCGCCTCGGCCGCCGACGCCCGCGCCCACGGCTTCACCGAGGCGGATGGCACCCTCGGCGACTGGCTCGCCGTCACCGCCGACAGCGACCTCGTCATCCTCCTGATCGCGGACGCCGCACTCGCCGCCCACCACCAGCAGATCTTCACCGCCCTGAAGCCCGGCGCCACCATCGGCCTCTCCCACGGCTTCCTCCTCGGCCACCTCCGGGAGACCGGCGGCGACTTCCCGCCCGGACACGGAGTCATCGCCGTCTGCCCCAAGGGCATGGGCGACTCGGTCCGCCGTCTGTACGAGCAGGGCGCCGAGATCAACGGCGCCGGAATCAACAGCAGTTACGCCGTCCACGCCGACCCCGACGGCCACGCCACCGGCCGCGCCCTCGCCTGGTCGGTCGCCCTCGGCTCCCCGTACACCTTCCGGACCACCCTGGAGAGCGAGTACCTCTCCGACATCGTCGGCGAGCGCGCCATCCTGCTGGGTGCCGTCCACGGCATCGTCGAGAGCCTCCGCACCCGCTATCGGCTCGCCGGGGACGACGAGGTGACCGCCTACGAGCGGTCCTGCGAGAACGTCACCGGCCCGATCGCCCGCACCATCTCCCGCGCCGGCCTCCGCGCGGTGCGCGAGGGCCTCGGCGCGGCCGGCCGGGACGTCTTCGACCGCGCGTACACGGCCACATACGGGCCCGCCCGTGACCTCGTCGCGGAGATCTACGACGAGGTCGCCGACGGCACCGAGCTGCGCAGTGTGATCCTGGCCGAACGACGCCTCGGCGCCCGTCCGATGAGCGAGATCGGCGGCTCACCGATGTGGTCCGTGAGCGACCGGGTGCGCGCCCGCCGGGACGAACGCGACCTGCCCGTCGAACCGTTCACCGCCGGGGTCTTCGTCGCCACCATGACCGCCCAGATCGACGAGTTCGCCGACCGCGGCCACCCCTGGTCGGAGATCGTCAACGAGTCCGTCATCGAGGCCGTCGACTCCCTCCTGCCCTACATGCACGCCCGCGACGTGGCCCACATGGTCGACAACTGCTCCCGCACGGCCCGCCTCGGCGCCCGCCGCTGGGGCCCCCGCTTCCAGACCGCCTACGAGCAGATCGCCTACCCGGCCGCCGAACGCCCGGCCGACCGGGGCCTGTTGGCATCCTTCGACACGCATCCCGTCCACGA
- the ilvY gene encoding HTH-type transcriptional activator IlvY, giving the protein MRDDHRELRLFLHLARTLNFGRTSLDCHVSPATLTRTVQRLESDLGHRLFDRGPRGVSLTAEGHRFREYAAQALELWRAYREEHPDPAELTGRLAVFATVTACQALLPDLLTPFRRAHPQVRLDLRTGDAAAALARLDEGEVDVAVAGIPARLPEPLVSRTVARTDLVFVSACDRPDPGLAGPFVLPHRGLVRDAADRWFRAHGTAPDLAAEPEGHEALLALVALGCGTGVVPRLVLDHSAVRDRLTAIPTDTPPEPFPIGLCVRRADLRRAHVAALWSLTAELTF; this is encoded by the coding sequence ATGCGGGACGATCATCGCGAGCTTCGGCTGTTCCTGCATCTGGCCCGGACGCTGAACTTCGGCCGGACCAGTCTCGACTGCCATGTCAGCCCGGCGACGCTGACCCGTACCGTGCAGCGACTGGAGTCCGACCTCGGGCACCGGCTCTTCGACCGCGGGCCGAGGGGCGTCTCGCTGACGGCCGAGGGGCACCGGTTCCGTGAATACGCCGCCCAGGCGCTGGAGTTGTGGCGCGCGTACCGCGAGGAGCACCCGGACCCCGCCGAACTCACGGGGCGGCTGGCCGTGTTCGCGACGGTGACGGCGTGTCAGGCTCTGTTGCCCGACTTGTTGACACCGTTCCGCAGGGCCCACCCCCAGGTCCGCCTCGATCTGCGCACCGGCGACGCGGCGGCCGCGCTGGCCCGGCTGGACGAGGGCGAGGTGGATGTGGCGGTCGCCGGCATCCCGGCGCGGCTGCCGGAGCCGCTGGTGAGCCGGACGGTGGCGAGGACGGACCTGGTGTTCGTCTCCGCGTGCGACCGCCCGGACCCCGGCCTCGCCGGCCCCTTCGTCCTCCCCCACCGCGGCCTGGTCCGCGACGCCGCCGACCGCTGGTTCCGCGCCCACGGCACCGCACCCGACCTGGCGGCCGAGCCGGAGGGCCACGAAGCGCTGTTGGCCCTCGTCGCGCTGGGCTGCGGGACCGGTGTGGTCCCCCGGCTGGTGCTCGACCACAGCGCCGTACGCGACCGGCTCACGGCGATCCCCACCGACACTCCTCCGGAGCCGTTCCCGATCGGGCTGTGCGTACGGCGGGCGGATCTGCGGCGGGCTCACGTGGCGGCGTTGTGGAGTCTCACGGCGGAGTTAACCTTCTGA
- a CDS encoding YfhO family protein codes for MKPKSRSKAVPGPRGKAALFAAAFTVAVLCAADVVARSHPFGPRTRSVNDLGNQYVPFHAHLWDLLHGRADGGLFVNWRSGFGSSFLPDIGTYVSSPFALLVAVFPRDGIDLAVYAVTLLKVASAAAAMALLLIGLRPGRWWAAGMLGSSYALCGWTLADAVYNPMWLDGLVALPLLCLVGEWARRGRRPFLGVLIVALAWIANFYTAYMATLAAGLVLLLRLWLGDLSRRQRLSAAGRAALITALGMGLAAPLVAVVYFGTRHAHPGRVRQFVPVPSEDLLARLLPGTYSYGTPAVFVGTTALLLALALPFHRAAPVRVRAGWTLLVVGVALSMQWGPTHLLWHAFATPQGSSYRQAFVLCALVVIAAWHTLSYGVPGPRALGAAGALLALVIAVASGSERTLHAFSLPLALLAAAGALGGLVLLGLRREGGRPLAVLAVALLVCTQFGEAAVTSAADTRLRLGHMDDYAPWGARQRDQAAAIAEADGWPAYRTDPGREQTVGNDPLLVGGQGAQYYSSLTSDVLSRTLTALGDGWTSRGRNVQSLDNAVTDAIFSVGARVHSPPDPHQNWFPQDGSGVTVTRQDVPPLVTVRPHADRAEGRTDVSAFGPSPYRNQELLLGSRVYTVPRSTVRTAAGKPPSPSDDGRPGVRVGPLPYASAPQKPTITGSCPAGSEVYLWAPHFSGTARLSGGSTSGEGLTGRFRSDQPVTKIAPMQRLGTVGDTGRFRIDLSPNKTSLVPDGAVGCLDTARLRTAVEELKTTGATSVSVSDGTIRAELPAHSTGIAVVAAPRISGWRCAADNAPAVPAKDHYGLIAVPLYGSASSVTCTFHPPGLRLGTAVGAVSLTAALLLGATGAVRRRRARVAFTPAPLATTRPAPDDPTARERLTTAL; via the coding sequence GTGAAGCCGAAATCCCGTTCCAAAGCGGTCCCCGGACCGCGCGGAAAAGCAGCTCTGTTCGCCGCCGCGTTCACCGTCGCCGTGCTCTGCGCCGCCGACGTCGTCGCCCGTAGCCATCCCTTCGGGCCGCGCACCCGGAGCGTCAACGACCTGGGCAACCAGTACGTCCCGTTCCACGCGCACCTGTGGGATCTGCTGCACGGCAGGGCCGACGGCGGCCTGTTCGTCAACTGGCGGTCCGGGTTCGGTTCAAGCTTCCTGCCCGACATCGGTACCTACGTCAGCAGCCCGTTCGCCCTGCTCGTGGCGGTGTTCCCGAGGGACGGGATCGACCTCGCGGTGTATGCGGTCACACTGCTGAAGGTGGCGTCGGCCGCCGCCGCGATGGCCTTGCTGCTGATCGGCCTGCGCCCCGGCCGCTGGTGGGCGGCGGGCATGCTCGGCTCGTCGTACGCGCTGTGCGGCTGGACCCTGGCGGACGCGGTCTACAACCCCATGTGGCTCGACGGCCTGGTCGCCCTGCCGCTGCTGTGCCTGGTCGGTGAATGGGCACGGCGGGGGCGGCGCCCGTTCCTCGGCGTGCTGATCGTGGCGCTCGCCTGGATCGCCAACTTCTACACCGCGTACATGGCCACCCTCGCCGCCGGCCTGGTGCTGCTGCTCCGGCTGTGGCTCGGTGACCTCTCGCGTCGGCAGCGGCTCTCGGCGGCCGGCCGCGCCGCCCTGATCACCGCCCTCGGCATGGGTCTGGCCGCGCCCCTGGTGGCGGTCGTGTACTTCGGCACGCGGCATGCCCATCCGGGCCGGGTCCGGCAGTTCGTGCCCGTCCCCAGCGAGGACCTGCTGGCCCGGCTGCTGCCGGGGACGTACAGCTACGGGACGCCTGCCGTGTTCGTGGGCACCACGGCTCTGCTGCTCGCGCTCGCCCTGCCCTTCCACCGGGCGGCCCCCGTGCGGGTGCGCGCCGGGTGGACGCTGCTGGTGGTGGGCGTGGCCCTGTCGATGCAGTGGGGGCCGACGCATCTGCTCTGGCACGCCTTCGCCACCCCGCAGGGCAGCTCGTACCGCCAGGCCTTCGTGCTCTGCGCGCTGGTGGTGATCGCCGCCTGGCACACGCTGTCGTACGGCGTTCCCGGCCCGCGTGCGCTGGGTGCGGCGGGTGCGCTGCTGGCGCTGGTGATCGCCGTGGCGAGCGGCAGCGAGCGGACGCTGCACGCCTTCAGTCTCCCGCTCGCCCTGCTGGCCGCCGCCGGTGCGCTGGGCGGTCTGGTCCTGCTCGGGCTCAGGCGCGAGGGCGGCAGGCCCCTTGCCGTCCTGGCCGTGGCGCTGCTGGTGTGCACGCAGTTCGGCGAGGCCGCGGTGACCTCCGCCGCGGACACCCGGCTGCGGCTCGGGCACATGGACGACTACGCGCCCTGGGGCGCGCGGCAGCGGGACCAGGCGGCGGCGATCGCCGAGGCCGACGGCTGGCCCGCGTACCGGACCGACCCGGGCCGGGAGCAGACCGTCGGCAACGACCCGCTGCTGGTGGGCGGGCAGGGCGCCCAGTACTACAGCAGCCTCACCTCCGACGTGCTCAGCCGTACGCTCACCGCTCTCGGGGACGGCTGGACCTCACGCGGCCGGAACGTGCAGAGCCTGGACAACGCCGTCACGGACGCGATCTTCTCCGTCGGGGCCCGGGTGCACTCCCCGCCGGACCCGCACCAGAACTGGTTCCCGCAGGACGGCAGCGGGGTGACCGTGACCAGGCAGGACGTGCCGCCGCTGGTGACGGTACGGCCGCACGCCGACCGCGCCGAGGGCCGTACGGACGTCTCCGCCTTCGGGCCGTCGCCGTACCGCAACCAGGAGCTCCTGCTGGGCTCGCGGGTGTACACCGTGCCCCGCTCCACCGTGCGTACCGCCGCCGGGAAGCCGCCGTCGCCCAGCGACGACGGGCGGCCGGGTGTGCGGGTGGGCCCGCTGCCCTACGCGAGCGCGCCGCAGAAGCCGACGATCACGGGCAGTTGCCCGGCCGGGTCCGAGGTGTACCTGTGGGCGCCGCATTTCTCGGGCACCGCGCGACTCTCGGGGGGCTCCACCTCCGGCGAGGGGCTGACCGGGCGTTTCCGGTCCGACCAGCCCGTCACCAAGATCGCTCCCATGCAGCGGCTGGGCACGGTCGGGGACACCGGACGGTTCCGGATCGACCTGTCGCCGAACAAAACGAGCCTCGTCCCGGACGGCGCGGTCGGCTGCCTGGACACCGCGCGGCTGCGCACCGCCGTCGAGGAGCTGAAGACCACCGGCGCCACCAGCGTGAGCGTGTCCGACGGGACCATCCGGGCCGAACTCCCCGCCCACAGCACGGGGATCGCGGTCGTCGCGGCGCCCCGGATCTCCGGCTGGCGCTGCGCCGCCGACAACGCTCCCGCCGTACCGGCCAAGGACCACTACGGACTGATCGCCGTACCCCTGTACGGCTCCGCGAGCAGCGTGACCTGCACATTCCATCCGCCCGGACTGCGCCTGGGCACGGCGGTCGGGGCCGTCTCGCTCACCGCCGCGCTGCTGCTCGGCGCGACGGGCGCGGTCCGCCGCCGACGGGCCCGGGTGGCGTTCACACCCGCGCCTCTGGCCACCACTCGACCCGCGCCCGACGACCCGACCGCACGCGAGCGCCTGACCACCGCTCTGTGA
- a CDS encoding glycosyltransferase family 2 protein, whose protein sequence is MLISIVAPCYNEEAVVARFHEEIQKVAEELLPLGHDMEFVYVDDGSRDGSLAVLKQLAELDARVRYVSFSRNFGKEAALLAGLRHASGDSVIVMDADLQHPPELIARMVGLREQGYDQVIARRTRTGDGLLRTATARLYYRLVNRLVDVELVDGVGDFRLLSRRVVDAVLDLTEYNRFSKGLFAWVGFPGTTFAYENAVREHGRSSWSFRSLLNYGLDGLLSFNNRPLRAALYLGLCLLVCAGLYTAWIVGAALVNGVETPGYVTIVMAVTALAGVQMIMLGVIGEYTGRIYYEVKGRPHFLVKATNVEQTEGRAACGTTKDLIR, encoded by the coding sequence ATGCTCATCTCGATCGTCGCACCCTGTTACAACGAGGAAGCCGTCGTCGCGCGCTTCCACGAAGAGATCCAGAAGGTCGCGGAGGAACTGCTTCCGCTCGGTCACGACATGGAGTTCGTGTACGTCGACGACGGCAGCCGCGACGGGAGCCTCGCCGTCCTCAAGCAGCTGGCCGAACTCGACGCACGCGTGCGGTACGTCTCGTTCAGCCGCAACTTCGGCAAGGAGGCGGCGCTGCTCGCGGGCCTGCGGCACGCCTCGGGGGACTCCGTGATCGTCATGGACGCCGACCTCCAGCACCCGCCGGAACTGATCGCCCGCATGGTCGGCCTGCGCGAACAGGGCTACGACCAGGTCATCGCCCGCCGCACCCGGACCGGCGACGGGCTCCTACGGACCGCCACCGCGCGCCTGTACTACCGGCTGGTCAACCGTCTCGTCGACGTGGAACTCGTCGACGGCGTGGGGGACTTCCGGCTGCTGTCCCGCCGGGTGGTGGACGCGGTCCTGGATCTCACCGAGTACAACCGCTTCTCCAAGGGCCTCTTCGCCTGGGTCGGGTTCCCCGGTACGACCTTCGCGTACGAGAACGCCGTACGGGAACACGGTCGCAGCTCCTGGAGTTTCCGGTCCCTGCTCAACTACGGGCTCGACGGACTCCTCTCCTTCAACAACCGGCCGCTGCGGGCCGCCCTCTACCTCGGTCTGTGTCTGCTGGTGTGCGCGGGGCTCTACACGGCCTGGATCGTGGGCGCCGCACTCGTCAACGGCGTGGAGACACCGGGTTATGTCACCATCGTCATGGCCGTCACCGCCCTCGCCGGCGTACAGATGATCATGCTCGGGGTGATCGGGGAGTACACCGGCCGGATCTACTACGAGGTGAAGGGGCGCCCGCACTTCCTGGTGAAGGCGACCAATGTGGAGCAGACGGAGGGGCGCGCGGCGTGCGGCACGACGAAGGATCTCATTCGCTGA
- a CDS encoding GtrA family protein has translation MRTATRTKTLPEARPVTERRISGQIITFALVGVVNTLIYYGLYLLFLNWLPYLAAHILAFALSMTGSFFLNARFTYRTRPTWRKFLLFPLTNATNFLITTAGVYVIVDVLHAGNRFAPLLASGAAIPVTFVVSRMIMLRGSPAR, from the coding sequence ATGCGGACGGCGACGCGAACGAAGACGCTCCCCGAGGCCCGGCCGGTGACAGAGCGTCGAATATCGGGACAGATCATCACCTTCGCCCTGGTCGGCGTGGTCAACACCCTGATCTATTACGGCCTTTACCTGTTGTTTCTCAATTGGCTTCCTTATCTCGCCGCACACATTCTCGCGTTTGCCCTGAGCATGACGGGTTCCTTTTTCCTGAACGCGAGATTCACCTACCGGACCCGTCCGACCTGGCGTAAATTCCTGCTGTTCCCACTGACCAATGCCACCAATTTCCTGATCACGACGGCAGGTGTGTATGTGATCGTGGACGTCCTGCACGCGGGCAACCGGTTCGCCCCCTTGCTCGCGTCGGGGGCGGCGATTCCGGTGACGTTCGTGGTCTCCCGCATGATCATGCTGCGGGGTTCCCCGGCCCGGTGA
- a CDS encoding ROK family protein gives MDGKAAPKAAGEGTPATTRTRLDRGRGALGPALELVHTGRAPTRAVLTAELGVTRATAGAVAAELEALGLIRVDAHPGAAAGSQGRPSHRLEVAEDGPVALAAQVHADGWRAALVGLGGRIVATAPGCEIVDADPAKVLGSVVDAGAELLHETGRRCVGAGLAVPSAVAEPAGLALNPLHLAWPAGAPVREIFAERVRAAGIEGPAFAANDVNLAALAEHRHGAGRGSRDLLCVATGHRGVGGALVLDGRLHSGSSGLALEVGHLTVNPEGRPCHCGSRGCLDVEADPLAFLTAAGRDPGPEVSLLQQANELIRTQYADPGVRAATEALIDRLGLGLAGLVNILNPDRIILGGMHRHLLDADSDRLRAVVAERSLWGSQSGVVPILACTLDHNSLVGAAELAWQPVLDDPLGALV, from the coding sequence ATGGACGGGAAGGCGGCCCCCAAGGCGGCGGGCGAAGGGACACCGGCGACGACACGCACTCGGCTGGACCGGGGGAGGGGCGCGCTCGGTCCGGCGCTGGAACTCGTGCACACCGGACGGGCGCCCACCCGGGCCGTGCTCACCGCCGAACTGGGTGTCACCCGGGCCACGGCGGGCGCCGTCGCCGCCGAGCTGGAGGCGCTGGGGCTGATCCGGGTCGACGCGCACCCGGGCGCCGCCGCAGGTTCGCAGGGCAGGCCCTCGCACCGCCTCGAAGTCGCCGAGGACGGGCCCGTCGCCCTCGCCGCCCAGGTGCACGCCGACGGCTGGCGGGCCGCCCTGGTCGGGCTCGGCGGACGGATCGTCGCCACCGCGCCCGGCTGCGAGATCGTCGACGCCGACCCGGCGAAGGTGCTCGGCTCGGTCGTCGACGCGGGCGCCGAGCTGTTGCACGAGACCGGGCGGCGGTGCGTGGGCGCGGGCCTCGCCGTACCGTCCGCGGTCGCCGAACCGGCGGGTCTCGCGCTGAACCCGCTGCACCTGGCCTGGCCGGCCGGGGCGCCCGTCCGGGAGATCTTCGCCGAGCGGGTCCGCGCGGCCGGGATCGAGGGGCCCGCGTTCGCGGCCAACGACGTCAACCTCGCCGCTCTCGCCGAACACCGGCACGGCGCCGGACGCGGCTCCCGCGACCTGCTGTGTGTGGCCACCGGGCACCGGGGCGTCGGCGGCGCGCTGGTCCTCGACGGGCGTCTGCACTCGGGGAGTTCGGGCCTCGCCCTCGAAGTCGGCCACCTCACCGTCAACCCCGAGGGCCGCCCCTGTCACTGCGGCAGCCGCGGCTGCCTCGACGTCGAGGCCGACCCGCTGGCCTTCCTCACCGCGGCCGGCCGTGACCCCGGCCCCGAGGTCTCACTGCTCCAGCAGGCCAACGAGCTGATCCGCACCCAGTACGCCGACCCGGGCGTCCGTGCCGCCACCGAGGCACTCATCGACCGGCTCGGCCTCGGCCTCGCGGGCCTGGTCAACATCCTCAATCCCGACCGCATCATCCTCGGCGGCATGCATCGCCACCTCCTCGACGCCGACTCCGACCGGCTGCGCGCCGTCGTCGCCGAGCGCAGTCTGTGGGGCAGCCAGAGCGGGGTCGTCCCGATCCTGGCCTGCACGCTCGACCACAACAGCCTGGTGGGGGCCGCCGAGTTGGCATGGCAGCCGGTGCTCGACGACCCCCTGGGCGCGCTGGTCTGA
- a CDS encoding alpha-ketoglutarate-dependent dioxygenase AlkB family protein produces the protein MDAELFPRGRTEIARGAVHVPDWLDTEHQRRLLDACRDWARPPAGLRTVRTPGGGTMTARQVCLGWHWYPYAYARTVVDGDGAPVKPFPDWLGELGRRAVEDALGAEEATAAYDIALINFYDGDARMGMHRDSDEKSDAPVVSLSLGDTCLFRFGNPGTRARPYTDVELRSGDLFVFGGPSRQAYHGVPRVHAGTAPPGLGLTGRLNVTLRVSGFGGG, from the coding sequence ATGGACGCCGAGCTGTTCCCCCGCGGGCGTACGGAGATCGCGCGGGGCGCCGTCCATGTGCCGGACTGGCTGGACACGGAGCACCAGCGGCGGCTCCTGGACGCCTGCCGCGACTGGGCCCGGCCGCCCGCCGGGCTCCGCACGGTCCGTACGCCGGGCGGCGGCACCATGACCGCCCGGCAGGTCTGCCTGGGCTGGCACTGGTACCCGTACGCCTACGCCCGCACGGTCGTCGACGGCGACGGCGCCCCCGTGAAGCCGTTCCCGGACTGGCTGGGCGAGCTGGGCCGGCGCGCGGTCGAGGACGCCCTCGGGGCGGAGGAGGCGACGGCCGCGTACGACATCGCACTGATCAACTTCTACGACGGCGACGCCCGCATGGGTATGCACCGTGACAGCGACGAGAAGTCGGACGCGCCGGTGGTGTCGCTGAGCCTCGGCGACACCTGTCTCTTCCGCTTCGGCAACCCCGGGACGCGGGCGCGGCCGTACACGGATGTGGAGCTGCGCAGCGGTGATCTCTTCGTGTTCGGCGGGCCGTCCCGGCAGGCGTACCACGGGGTGCCGCGGGTGCACGCGGGGACGGCGCCGCCCGGGCTGGGGCTGACCGGACGGCTGAACGTCACCCTGCGGGTCAGCGGCTTCGGCGGTGGCTGA
- a CDS encoding methyltransferase, producing the protein MTTPWGEYALARFPEDPRDRLRAWDASDTYLLRHLAESGTPLDGSVVVVGDRWGALTTALAGHGPTQITDSFLSREATRENLTRNEVEADTVRLLTTRDTPPDRVDVLLVRVPKSLALLEDQLHRLAPAVHEGTVVIGTGMVKEIHTSTLRLFERILGPTRTSLAQQKARLILCTPDAATLRARGNDPWPYTYQLPDDIGLLAGRTVVNHAGVFCADRLDIGTRFFLRHLPGGRGGGRVVDLGCGNGVVGTAVALADPDAEVAFVDESYQAVASAAATYRANLPDADGKAEFRVGDGLEGSAPDSVDLVLNNPPFHSHQATTDATARRMFTGARRALRPGGELWVVGNRHLGYHVTLRKLFGNSELVASDAKFVVLKAVKQAS; encoded by the coding sequence ATGACCACACCCTGGGGCGAGTACGCCCTGGCCCGCTTTCCCGAGGACCCCCGCGACCGGCTGCGCGCGTGGGACGCGTCCGACACATATCTGCTGCGCCATCTCGCGGAGAGCGGGACGCCGTTGGACGGGTCGGTCGTGGTCGTCGGCGACCGCTGGGGCGCGCTGACCACGGCGCTCGCCGGGCACGGGCCGACGCAGATCACCGACTCCTTCCTGAGCCGGGAGGCGACGCGGGAGAACCTGACGCGCAACGAGGTCGAGGCGGACACGGTACGGCTGCTCACCACCCGGGACACGCCCCCGGACCGGGTCGACGTGCTCCTCGTCCGGGTCCCCAAGAGCCTCGCGCTCCTGGAGGACCAGCTGCACCGGCTCGCGCCCGCCGTGCACGAGGGGACGGTCGTGATCGGGACCGGGATGGTCAAGGAGATCCACACCTCGACGCTCAGGCTCTTCGAGCGGATCCTCGGCCCGACACGCACCTCGCTCGCCCAGCAGAAGGCACGGCTGATCCTCTGCACGCCGGACGCGGCGACGCTGCGGGCACGCGGCAACGATCCGTGGCCGTACACCTACCAACTCCCCGACGACATCGGCCTGTTGGCCGGGCGTACCGTCGTCAACCACGCGGGCGTGTTCTGCGCCGACCGGCTCGACATCGGCACCCGGTTCTTCCTGCGGCATCTGCCGGGCGGCCGGGGCGGCGGGCGGGTCGTGGATCTGGGGTGCGGCAACGGCGTGGTCGGTACGGCGGTCGCGCTGGCCGATCCGGACGCCGAGGTGGCGTTCGTGGACGAGTCGTACCAGGCCGTGGCCTCGGCGGCGGCGACGTACCGGGCGAACCTGCCGGACGCCGACGGCAAGGCCGAGTTCCGGGTGGGTGACGGGCTCGAGGGATCGGCTCCGGACAGCGTGGATCTCGTCCTCAACAACCCTCCGTTCCACTCGCACCAGGCGACGACCGACGCCACGGCCCGGCGGATGTTCACCGGGGCGCGGCGGGCACTGCGGCCGGGCGGTGAGCTGTGGGTGGTCGGGAATCGCCATCTGGGCTATCACGTGACGCTGCGAAAGCTCTTCGGCAACAGTGAACTCGTCGCGAGCGACGCGAAGTTCGTGGTGCTGAAGGCGGTCAAGCAGGCTTCGTAA
- a CDS encoding AraC family transcriptional regulator: MRETEIHLGEPPVVALIGVGVHGVAGRADVFRLPELWQLHLYQYEAELTVDGTAHTIRPGRVSLVPPDTTVRYRYQGRSEHLFAHLRIVPAGPLRTVPVVQDAGPELPTLTGLLLQAVAAAPSEPDRTRAEIWTTLWRVAHLTPPDAADPGPHPAVTTAIAHIEAHLAAPLTIPEVARVAGVSHNHLTRLFRAETGGTVVAYIRRRRLERAHHLLRATTLSIPAVAASVGIPDLQAFNKACRRELGASPRALRGAVS, encoded by the coding sequence ATGCGGGAGACGGAGATCCACCTCGGTGAGCCGCCTGTCGTCGCGCTCATCGGTGTCGGCGTACACGGCGTCGCGGGGCGCGCGGACGTGTTCCGGCTCCCCGAGCTGTGGCAGCTGCACCTCTACCAGTACGAGGCCGAACTGACCGTCGACGGCACGGCCCACACCATCCGCCCCGGCCGGGTCAGCCTCGTACCACCCGACACCACGGTCCGCTACCGCTACCAAGGCCGCTCCGAACACCTCTTCGCCCACTTGCGCATCGTCCCGGCCGGACCGCTCCGCACGGTTCCGGTCGTCCAGGACGCCGGCCCCGAACTCCCCACGCTCACCGGCCTGTTGCTCCAGGCGGTGGCCGCCGCACCGAGCGAGCCCGACCGCACTCGGGCCGAGATCTGGACCACCCTGTGGCGCGTTGCCCATCTGACCCCGCCGGACGCGGCCGACCCGGGCCCGCACCCCGCCGTCACCACCGCCATCGCCCATATCGAGGCCCATCTCGCCGCCCCGCTCACCATCCCGGAGGTGGCGCGCGTGGCCGGTGTGTCCCACAACCATCTGACCCGGCTGTTCCGCGCCGAGACGGGTGGCACGGTCGTCGCCTACATCCGCCGCCGCAGACTCGAGCGCGCCCACCATCTGCTCCGCGCCACGACCCTCTCCATCCCCGCCGTGGCCGCCTCCGTCGGCATCCCCGACCTCCAGGCCTTCAACAAGGCGTGCCGCCGAGAACTGGGCGCCTCACCACGAGCCCTGCGCGGGGCTGTTTCCTGA